ACGCCCTTGCGGACACGGGATTTTGAGTCCCGCGCGTCTGCCATTCCGCCACTCCGGCGCGCTGCGCATTATTCCCCGCTCTTTTTGAACTGTCAACGTTGGCCTGCCAAGGAAAGCTCCCTTCGCTGGCGTGCTAGCATTCCTGGCCTTGGAGGACCTATGCAGTCTCTGGTTCCTGCCCACGGGGGCAAGCTCGTCAACCTGCTCGTGACTCCAGAGCGGGCGCAAGAACTCAAGGCAGCATCTCTTAACTTCCCATCCTGGGATCTTACGCCCCGGCAGCTCTGCGACTTGGAGCTCCTCCTCAACGGCGGTTTTTCGCCCCTTCAAGGCTTCATGACCTCCGAAGAGTACAAAGCGGTGCTTCAAAGCATGCGCCTGCCCTCCGGGCTCCTCTGGCCCATTCCCATCGTGCTTGACGTCTCGGAGGAGCTGGCCTCCCAGCTTGCGCCGGGGAAACCCTTGGCTTTGCGGGACCCTGAAGGCGTTTGTTTGGCTGTGCTCCACGTGCAGGACATCTGGCGGCCGGAAAAGCGCGAAGAAGCCCAGCGGGTTTACGGCACCGACTCCCAAGAACACCCCGGGGTCGCGGCGCTTTTCCACCACACCCATCCGGTGTACGTGGGCGGCCCGGTGGAAGGGCTGCAACTCCCCACCCACTACGATTTTGTCGCCCTCCGCCATACCCCGTCCCAGCTCCGCAGCGAGTTTGCTCGCCTGGGCTGGAAGAGGATCGTGGCTTTTCAAACCCGCAACCCCATGCACCGCGCCCACGTGGAGCTCACCATCCAAGCGGCCAAGGAAACCGGGGCCTCGGTGCTGATCCATCCCGTAGTGGGAATGACCAAACCTGGGGACGTGGACCACTACACCCGGGTGCGGTGTTACCAGGCCCTGCTCCCCCATTACCCTCCCGGCATGGCTACCCTCTCGCTTTTGCCTTTGGCCATGCGCATGGCAGGTCCCAGGGAAGCCCTTTGGCACGCCATTATCCGCAAGAACTACGGCTGCTCCCACTTCATCGTCGGGCGCGATCACGCCGGCCCCGGCGCGGATTCCCAGGGAGTGCCCTTTTACGACCCCTACGCGGCCCAGGAGCTGGTCAAGAAACACGAAGAAGAGCTGGGCATCCGTTTGGTGCCTTTCAAGAACATGGTCTTTGTGGAAGAGCTAGCCAGTTACGTGGAGGAAGACAAGGTTCCACCGAAAAGCACGGTACGAAGCCTTTCCGGCACGCAGCTGCGGCAACTCCTTAACCAAGGAAAGCCCATCCCCTCGTGGTTCACGTACCCAGAAGTGGAAGCAGAGCTGCGCCGGACGTACCCGCCGCGCGCCAAACAGGGCTTCACGGTGT
This sequence is a window from Thermoanaerobaculum aquaticum. Protein-coding genes within it:
- a CDS encoding bifunctional sulfate adenylyltransferase/adenylylsulfate kinase, with product MQSLVPAHGGKLVNLLVTPERAQELKAASLNFPSWDLTPRQLCDLELLLNGGFSPLQGFMTSEEYKAVLQSMRLPSGLLWPIPIVLDVSEELASQLAPGKPLALRDPEGVCLAVLHVQDIWRPEKREEAQRVYGTDSQEHPGVAALFHHTHPVYVGGPVEGLQLPTHYDFVALRHTPSQLRSEFARLGWKRIVAFQTRNPMHRAHVELTIQAAKETGASVLIHPVVGMTKPGDVDHYTRVRCYQALLPHYPPGMATLSLLPLAMRMAGPREALWHAIIRKNYGCSHFIVGRDHAGPGADSQGVPFYDPYAAQELVKKHEEELGIRLVPFKNMVFVEELASYVEEDKVPPKSTVRSLSGTQLRQLLNQGKPIPSWFTYPEVEAELRRTYPPRAKQGFTVFFTGLSGSGKSTLARVLQVKLLEIGGRSVTLLDGDLVRKHLSSELGFSKNDRDINIRRIGFVASEITKAGGIALCAPIAPYDSVRKEIRREISRHGGFVLVYVSTPLEVCEARDRKGLYAKARAGLIPEFTGISDPYEPPDDAELVLNTADMSPEEAVHEILLYLEREGFISA